In Actinomycetota bacterium, the following are encoded in one genomic region:
- a CDS encoding YdcF family protein: MRDRAPAVRRRVRWVRWVLVGIVAVVAVAVAVVAAATYSVIWTARQDDRGRTDLIVVLGASQYWGDPSPVFANRLEHAAELYAAGVAGRIVTVGGKQEGDVTTEAQAGRSYLVGHGVPAAAVEAIATGRDTWESVQALAARMADRGWRSATIVSDPAHVARAAAMASALGIEARTSPTQSGAGSATTADYVLRETAGLLGFWLVQRWSVDPVVGGS; the protein is encoded by the coding sequence GTGCGCGACCGGGCACCGGCGGTCCGCCGCCGGGTGCGGTGGGTCCGGTGGGTCCTGGTCGGGATCGTGGCCGTCGTGGCCGTCGCCGTTGCGGTCGTCGCCGCGGCGACGTACTCGGTGATCTGGACGGCGCGCCAGGACGATCGCGGGCGAACCGACCTCATCGTGGTGCTCGGGGCCTCGCAGTACTGGGGTGACCCGTCGCCGGTCTTCGCCAACCGGCTGGAGCACGCCGCCGAGCTGTACGCCGCCGGGGTCGCCGGGCGCATCGTCACCGTCGGCGGCAAGCAGGAAGGCGACGTGACCACCGAGGCGCAGGCGGGCCGGTCCTACCTGGTCGGTCACGGCGTCCCCGCGGCCGCGGTCGAGGCCATCGCCACCGGCCGCGACACCTGGGAGAGCGTGCAGGCGCTCGCCGCGCGGATGGCCGACCGGGGCTGGCGATCGGCGACGATCGTGTCCGATCCCGCGCATGTGGCCCGGGCTGCGGCGATGGCGTCCGCGCTGGGGATCGAGGCCCGCACGTCCCCAACCCAGTCCGGTGCCGGCTCGGCGACGACGGCCGACTACGTGCTGCGCGAGACCGCGGGCCTGCTCGGTTTCTGGCTCGTGCAGCGCTGGTCGGTCGATCCGGTCGTCGGCGGCTCGTGA
- a CDS encoding deoxyguanosinetriphosphate triphosphohydrolase encodes MTPAAESDRRRWVYADADQQRWVAEEAKRPGRSAFARDRARVLHSAALRRLAAKTQVVLAGRADFPRTRLTHTLEVAQIARELGQSLGCDPDLAEVAGLAHDLGHPPFGHNGEKALAEVAAAYGGFEGNAQSFRVLTRLEAKSFAGGRSAGLNLTRASLDATAKYPWPVRPGSSKFGVYADDLEVFDWVRQSAPDGRRCLEAQVMDWADDVAYSVHDVEDAVHGGHVRLPRLAEPADLDDLLALARDRYAPDVEVAELGDALDRLRRLPFWPTAYDGSQRALAALKNLTSELIGRFSYAAQDATRAAFGGGPLARYDADLVVPRQTRLEVAVMKGVAGFYVIEPQGTGRTHRRQREVLAELVSTLWHDGGSQLEPWLRPAWDSAGDDAARLRVVVDQVASLTDVSAVAWHDRLCRNGASTADRRAGGGAAERP; translated from the coding sequence GTGACGCCCGCAGCCGAGAGCGACCGTCGCCGGTGGGTCTACGCCGACGCCGACCAGCAACGGTGGGTGGCGGAGGAGGCCAAGCGGCCCGGCCGATCGGCCTTCGCGCGCGACCGCGCCCGGGTGCTGCATTCGGCGGCGTTGCGCCGCCTGGCCGCCAAGACCCAGGTCGTGCTCGCCGGTCGCGCCGACTTTCCGCGCACCCGGCTGACGCACACCCTCGAGGTGGCGCAGATCGCCCGCGAGCTGGGCCAGTCGCTCGGTTGCGACCCGGACCTGGCCGAAGTCGCCGGCCTGGCCCACGACCTGGGCCACCCCCCGTTCGGGCACAACGGGGAGAAGGCCTTGGCCGAGGTCGCCGCGGCGTACGGCGGCTTCGAGGGCAACGCACAGTCGTTCCGGGTGCTCACCCGGCTGGAGGCCAAGAGCTTCGCCGGCGGCCGCAGTGCCGGCCTCAACCTCACCCGGGCCAGCCTGGATGCCACCGCGAAGTACCCGTGGCCGGTTCGACCGGGCAGTTCGAAGTTCGGGGTGTACGCCGACGACCTCGAGGTCTTCGACTGGGTCCGGCAGTCCGCGCCGGACGGCCGCCGGTGCCTGGAGGCGCAGGTCATGGACTGGGCGGACGACGTGGCGTACTCCGTGCACGACGTGGAGGACGCCGTACACGGCGGTCACGTCCGGCTGCCCCGGCTGGCCGAACCCGCCGATCTGGACGATCTGCTCGCGCTGGCGCGGGACCGATACGCCCCGGACGTCGAGGTCGCCGAACTCGGCGATGCGCTGGATCGGTTGCGCCGGTTGCCGTTCTGGCCGACCGCATACGACGGCTCGCAGCGTGCGCTGGCGGCGCTGAAGAATCTCACCAGCGAACTCATCGGCCGCTTCAGCTACGCCGCGCAGGACGCCACGCGGGCGGCGTTCGGCGGCGGCCCGCTCGCCCGGTACGACGCCGACCTGGTGGTGCCCCGGCAGACCCGGCTGGAGGTGGCCGTCATGAAGGGGGTGGCCGGCTTCTACGTGATCGAGCCGCAGGGCACCGGCCGGACCCATCGCCGGCAGCGTGAGGTGCTCGCCGAACTGGTCTCGACGCTGTGGCACGACGGCGGTAGCCAGCTGGAGCCGTGGCTGCGACCGGCCTGGGACTCCGCGGGCGACGACGCCGCCCGGCTGCGGGTCGTGGTCGATCAGGTGGCCAGCCTGACCGACGTCAGCGCCGTGGCGTGGCACGACCGGTTGTGCCGCAATGGCGCGTCCACCGCCGACCGCCGAGCCGGCGGTGGCGCGGCGGAGCGACCGTAG
- a CDS encoding DNA primase: protein MTGRIREDDIAAVREGARIDEVIREHVTLRPAGGGSLKGLCPFHEERSPSFNVNPAKGVYYCFGCGEGGDVVAFVQKVDHLSFAEAIEKLAGRAGVVLRYVEGGSAARPAQGQRTRLVEAHRQAAAFYVERLASPEAEIGRRFLTDRGFDAAAAARFGVGFAPRSWDAATSFLRGKGFTDTELKAAGLVAEGGRGVYDRFRGRLVWPIRELSGDIVGFGARKLFDDDDGPKYLNTPETPIYKKSQVLYGIDLARKDIANQQRAVVVEGYTDVMACHLAGVPTAVATCGTAFGAEHVRVLRRLLMDDEHLRGEVVFTFDGDAAGQRAALRAFAEDQRFVAATFVAVEPTGLDPCDLRLARGDAAVRDLIDRRVPLFRFAIQSTLARFDLDTAEGRVAALRAVAPVVAGIRDAALRSEYVRTVAGWLGVDVTGVAAEVGAAGRATAGRRGTSATPPAGTAPTGASPTGTAPTGASPAGAAPATRPAVPPAADPRRGAGDPAVRVEREALKCVLAEPALCAGWFEAIDPGAFTAPAYAAVYQAIAAAGGPAAGLSGIGWLDAVLTACPDDGVRALVRALAVEPPPTQHGVDERYATSILARLLELDAGRRIAELKARLQRADPTAEADDANRLFADLLALEQYRRELRERATGAQL, encoded by the coding sequence ATGACCGGGCGCATCCGCGAGGACGACATCGCGGCGGTCCGGGAGGGTGCTCGCATCGACGAGGTGATCCGCGAGCACGTCACCCTCCGGCCGGCCGGAGGCGGTTCGCTGAAGGGGCTGTGCCCCTTCCATGAGGAGCGGTCACCGTCGTTCAACGTGAACCCCGCCAAGGGGGTGTACTACTGCTTCGGCTGTGGCGAAGGCGGCGACGTGGTCGCGTTCGTGCAGAAGGTCGACCATCTGTCGTTCGCCGAGGCGATCGAAAAGCTCGCTGGCAGAGCAGGAGTGGTCCTGCGGTACGTCGAGGGCGGTTCGGCGGCCCGGCCAGCGCAGGGGCAGCGCACCCGCCTCGTCGAGGCGCACCGGCAGGCCGCGGCGTTCTACGTCGAGCGGCTGGCATCCCCGGAGGCCGAGATCGGCCGCCGGTTCCTCACCGACCGCGGTTTCGACGCGGCTGCGGCTGCCCGATTCGGTGTCGGTTTCGCGCCGAGATCCTGGGACGCGGCCACGTCGTTCCTGCGGGGCAAGGGGTTTACCGACACGGAGCTGAAAGCCGCTGGTTTGGTCGCGGAGGGCGGGCGGGGCGTCTACGACCGGTTCCGGGGCCGGTTGGTGTGGCCCATCCGGGAGTTGTCCGGCGACATCGTCGGGTTCGGCGCACGGAAGCTGTTCGACGACGACGACGGTCCGAAGTATCTCAATACTCCGGAGACCCCGATCTACAAGAAATCCCAGGTGCTCTACGGGATCGACTTGGCGCGCAAGGACATCGCCAATCAGCAGCGCGCCGTCGTCGTGGAGGGTTACACCGACGTCATGGCATGCCACCTGGCCGGAGTGCCCACCGCGGTGGCGACCTGCGGCACGGCGTTCGGCGCCGAGCACGTCCGGGTCCTGCGCCGGCTGCTCATGGACGACGAGCACCTGCGTGGTGAGGTCGTGTTCACCTTCGACGGCGACGCCGCAGGTCAGCGGGCCGCATTGCGCGCCTTCGCCGAGGACCAGCGGTTCGTGGCCGCCACCTTCGTGGCGGTGGAACCCACCGGCCTGGACCCGTGCGACCTGCGGCTGGCCCGCGGCGACGCGGCGGTCCGCGACCTGATCGACCGGCGGGTTCCGTTGTTCCGCTTCGCAATCCAGTCGACGCTGGCGCGATTCGATCTGGACACCGCCGAGGGGCGCGTCGCGGCGCTGCGGGCCGTCGCCCCCGTGGTGGCGGGGATCCGGGACGCGGCGTTGCGATCGGAGTACGTCCGCACCGTGGCCGGCTGGCTCGGGGTGGACGTCACCGGTGTGGCGGCCGAGGTCGGTGCCGCCGGCCGCGCTACGGCGGGACGCCGCGGGACGTCCGCGACACCGCCGGCCGGGACCGCGCCGACCGGGGCATCGCCGACCGGGACAGCGCCGACCGGGGCATCGCCAGCAGGGGCTGCGCCCGCGACCAGGCCGGCCGTGCCGCCGGCGGCCGACCCGCGCCGCGGGGCAGGGGATCCGGCCGTCCGAGTGGAGCGCGAGGCACTCAAGTGCGTGCTGGCCGAACCGGCCTTGTGCGCGGGGTGGTTCGAGGCGATCGACCCGGGCGCTTTCACCGCACCCGCCTACGCCGCGGTGTACCAGGCGATCGCCGCCGCCGGCGGCCCGGCCGCGGGGCTGTCGGGCATCGGCTGGCTCGACGCCGTCCTCACCGCCTGCCCGGACGACGGCGTACGAGCACTGGTTCGAGCGCTGGCCGTCGAGCCGCCGCCCACGCAGCACGGCGTCGACGAGCGGTACGCGACGTCGATCCTCGCCCGCCTGCTGGAGCTCGACGCGGGTCGGCGGATCGCGGAGCTCAAGGCCCGGCTGCAGCGGGCCGACCCCACCGCCGAGGCCGACGACGCCAACCGGCTCTTCGCGGACCTCCTGGCCCTCGAGCAGTACCGCCGTGAGCTGCGCGAGCGAGCGACCGGCGCGCAGCTGTGA